The proteins below are encoded in one region of Pelotomaculum isophthalicicum JI:
- a CDS encoding type II toxin-antitoxin system HicB family antitoxin, translating into MNKDLQYYLGLPYQVTLHPSADGGYAVEIPELPGCISQGQTVEEALKMIEDAKICWLETALEESIEIPEPARESDDYSGKLNIRIPKSLHRTLVEKAKDEKVSLNQYIMYQLARSAGHPIIK; encoded by the coding sequence ATGAATAAAGACCTTCAATATTACCTGGGGCTACCTTACCAGGTAACCCTCCATCCCTCTGCAGATGGTGGTTATGCTGTCGAAATACCGGAACTTCCTGGATGTATAAGTCAGGGTCAAACAGTGGAAGAAGCACTTAAGATGATTGAAGACGCAAAGATCTGCTGGTTAGAAACCGCACTTGAAGAAAGCATTGAGATTCCCGAACCAGCAAGGGAATCAGACGACTATTCCGGCAAACTCAATATTCGCATACCAAAATCCCTTCACCGCACTTTGGTCGAAAAAGCTAAGGATGAAAAAGTTAGTCTAAATCAATATATCATGTACCAGTTAGCCCGCAGTGCAGGACATCCAATTATAAAGTAA